The Tachysurus fulvidraco isolate hzauxx_2018 chromosome 10, HZAU_PFXX_2.0, whole genome shotgun sequence genome segment tgACACATGCATCTAAACAGCCAGTCACGTGCTTTAGTGTTCACACCAAACGAGAGAATGAGGAAATTCTGATCTTTGTGACTTTGACCTTGACCTTGGCCTGGATGTGGGTGCCAGACGAGCTGGTttgtgtatttcagaaactgatgaTCACCTGGGATTATATTCATAGAAGCTACCAGAGTCTATAATGGGAGGAAACCCATGATAACTGGATTGCTGAAgaccaggtgattttttttccttatcttCATCTGTCATAGTATTGATGAATCTGTGCCCATGATAGCCTCCGATTCCTGTTCCTCACTTACAGGTGTGGAACTCTATCTTCTTTTGACCTTTCATTTCCTGACATCTCAACTAATGTTTCTTGTCTTTTGCACCATTCTATGTAAACTTTAGAaacttttgtgtgtgaaaatctgagGAGATATAGCAGtgtctgaaatactcaaaccagcccatctgttAACAGCATCCATGCCacggttaaagtcacagagatccagtctaatgtttgatgtgaataagaactgaagctcttgacctgtatctgcatgttttgttttgtttttttttcttcattgtgccactgccacatgattggctgattaggtaaatgcatgaatgtgcaggtattcctaataaagtgaataGTGATTGTCATGGTGTCGGCCGTGCAATAGATTTGGCCATATGAACGATATCATGTTGTAGaattcaatcaataaatcaaccAAGGAAACGTTTTGGTGCtttttgtgtacattttttccCCAGGGTTATTAATAGATAAATCCCACCTGTTAACAGAGACTCATCTTTTACACAAAGACTTGCAGGTGGATGTAGGCTAAATATGCTTAGCCACCATATTTTTAAAGCAAGTGTATGTTCTCCTTTACTTCCAGCCGTGAAATGCTTTGGCACTGTCAAGATGTAAATTGTAAAAGCTCCTGTTTACACCTGCTATTAACATGCATCTTGGGAAAGCAGATAGAGCAGTATATGTGTGAACAGGCCATGTGCTTCGCAAAGTGGACCTCTGGGACATATATCACCACATCGCATTTATAATGACTGCATTATTTAGTATGATGGAATCTAAGAATCATAGCAAGACTGTTTGGTACCTGAGCTGAACTGATAATAACTCTATACAATCCTCTAAAAGTAACAGataatacatgaaaaaaaaactgaaggcAAGTGGGCACTAGAGATACCTTCATAATACCAAGTGTGGATGTTACTATCAGGTTTGAACAGTAGTCACAGTTGCACCTTAATCAATCTGTATTTTTGATGcttgtatatactgtatctaaacGGATAAACTGAAGGAATGAGCCCGGGCATACACAAATCTGTACTGGAAAAGGGGACACAGGAAATAAAGGGAACGAAGGGAAAACCGAAAGCATACCataaacagatggatggacagaaagTGACAGTGGCAGTGAAGAAGTGCATCCAGGAGATGGAGAAAACACAGGAGCACACAGAACTACAAATGAAAGAGAAATACTACGGGAATGAGAGAGGACAGAAAATCTGATTTATACGTTCAACATGCTACATTTACACATTCAAGAAGATTTGAAAGGAGAAATTTACCACCCACTAGCCAGCATGTCCCTATCATATGAGCAATGGATAAGTGCACATGCATCTTTTCCAAGGCTCTTCTgtatacatgagctcacagatgcttATGATTGCTTAGTGTTCTGAAGTCACAGAGGTGAAAGAATACTGTATGCCATCCCTCACATAGCCAGTGTTGCTCTCTTCACACCTCACCACAGATGGCTGTGACATAGTCAGAATTCAAACCTCTGACTGGTTATTTAACCGAAGTCCTGTTTTAGTTAATAATTGACACATAATCGTGTTATCACCTCCTGTATGTTAATAAACATTCCCCTGGTTCACAACAGGCAACATGTTCAGGAGGGCAAACACACTGAAATGCAGTCACATTGAAGCTCACTATCTAAAGATGACTTCCAAATGAATTCCCAGAACTAAAAATCGCATTCTTTTACTTTATAAATCACAGTCAAATTAAGGTGTGACATATTCGTACCTATCCGTCTCCGCCATGTTGCTGTGCTGATGCATGTTTAGCACATATAGTACAGACATGGAGATAACACTAGGGaaataaaacagagagagaacgtTAAGACAAGCTGTTTATCTGTTTCTctcaatacatttaacaatcAATGCCCTTACCCAGTGTGACTCACATAAGTAATAAGccattatatttatacatttacttttatctcGTTATCATTTGGAGGACTTTTCCACTCTCACCTGAAGGCCATGATGATGACCAAGGCCAGTATGCTGCCCTGCATGAACTTGTGACTCAAACAGCCTTGCTCTGGAACTGCATTctgcagaaaaacaacaatgatTTAACTTCTTTTGTAATGAACAATATAGTGTGTAGATCTCTGGTTACTACAGTAATagtgtttctgtgctgtgtgttggaCATGAATTTCCCCAGACTCCATTGACTCCATTGACTTCATCTTCTACTGTGTAACATCTAATTCTTTCTATTCAATGGCTGGGCCAATTGTTACTGTAAGCTTCATACCTTATTTGCTGTTTTGGTTGATTTCTTCTTAAGTGGACCACTTCCTGTTCTGCTAAAGTAACTTCCTGTAaggctgaaataaaaaaataaactttgctTATTCTTCTATAAGAAAGAACACACTCGTTTTCTTTCAGGATTAATAAACCTGACGGCATGTGCTGATTGTATagttacactaacacacacacctaattgTACCCCCACTGACAGTGCTCTTCATGCTGTCAAGGCGTCGTAGTTTAGCAAGTTTGCGGCTCCACCGTTCAAGCTCATTGATTCGAGTTTCCAGATTATCTGTCAGTTTACACAACTCTTTCACTGCTCCCACATTCTCCATAAAAATGCGATCCtatgggaaacacacacacaaacacacacacacacacacacacacacacacacacacacacacacacacacacacacacacacacacacacacacacacacacacacacacacacacacacacacacacacacacacacacacacacacacacacaaacacactatatTCAGGACAGTCAagaacaaacattttacagaaacgGTCTTTACAGAATTCTGTGTTGTGTCAGTTCATCTGtttcattaaagcaaaaaaaaaagagcactaaatactaataaattcAGATAATAGTAATTACTAATTACTAATAAATAGTAATTACTGATAATATAATTTGTAATGAAAGTTGTTTTATTCTCATTAATGGTCACAGACTTTTGGACCCATACTGTAGAACTAAAAGACTATTAAATTAGCAGGATTTAATCCGTCACTCTCttaaaaccaacaacagaaataGGCATGGATTCCTCTGTTCTATACACAGCAGCAtatgaatatatttgtttatctaattatgaatgaataaatacaaatgaagtGTTTATCTTATAGTAATACCTTGTTGACTACAAGTAAATTAGGGATGGTCTCTCCATTAGAACAAACTACATCTCCACCGTCTTTCACAGCTTCTGGAAGTATCTGCTGGACCTCCTGGGCTATGACTCCTggtatgcacacatacacattagctGTATTGAATGCATGACCTACCATATAAATAAGGAGTTATAGTTAAGGTGTAGACATGCATCTACACTGGAAAAGCATCAGTAGACATGCACAGAGGGGTTTACAGAACAAAAGCCATTACCGGTCTCTGAAGTGTTCTCAATGCCCACAGTGGTGGCAAATTCAGGCTTATACTGGTAATGCACCAGCCGCATCTGAGAGATTCGCTTCAGGTTGTCTGTGGTGTCTACCTACAATAGGGCACTCAGGATGAGATGGTGCTTGGTATTAAAAGTAGAAAAATTCAAGTGAGCttgtgcttaaaaaaaacatacctcTTTCACATTCTCTTTGGCACGGATGTCAGATGGATGGACCAGGGAACCCATGACCTTCAGGTTGCCATGGACAACCAGAGCCTCATCAGGTCGATCGGTGTTGATGCCCACTCGGCCATGGTGGTACACTGAATCAGGCATCTGACCTCTCTGCCACAGCACCTCACTGTCACTCTCAAACTGACCTGGATTAGATGcctgccagagagagagagggatgtgtgtgtgagagagagtgggagtgagattgagagagagagagagagagagagagagagagagagagagagagagagagagagagagagagagagagagagagaaagaaagagagaggctcATTATGGTGGCTACAAGTAAATCTCCAATTTTCCCAGTACAGCGAGTGAGCAAGATTCGCAAGATTCAGTTAAAATGCCACCCATGCAGGACTTTaggtttctttttaaaaacactttcgCCTCATAAAACTGTACTGAAATATCATTTCACCCATTAGACATCTCCCTAGACCTTTCCGTGAATATCcagtactacaaaaaaaatgtgcattacTGAGTTAATAGAAAACGATtaaaccatttttaaaaaatgaccaaACAATGTCTTAATCTAGTAAAAGCAACAtataaaaacagtttataaatcattggttaaaaacaaaaacctatAACATCTTAGTaacatatataattattaagtAATACACTCTTTAGattctaaaatattaaaggCTATTTGGTAATAACTGTGGAGTTTAGGGAGATATGTGCAGAGAAATTGTAATACTACAGCACACAAAGACcttctatatacagtaaacgTGTGCAGGATGGCAGTTTGGGGAAGTTCCCCAGAAAAGATTTAAGATTATTGATGTTGTCGGTTGGTCAGGAGTGCTAGAgaattaaatgtgtgtattattttgtgttcagCTTAACAGTGTgaaagataaacaccttcagcCACAGTCGTTTCTGAGTGCAGACATGCTCTGATGTCAAGGGATTATATCAGTATTCTATGTCAAGAGCTGTGGGGTGCGATAAAGATATAACAAAGAAAAGCTGGATGATAAATTTTCTGGGCCAACACACTGATTAAAATATGTAAGCGGTATGTGACTCCCATCTTATTCAGGTGAGGATACACCGCATCCCTGAGGAAGGTAAAGCACTTACTGGAGATGAACGAATGAAAATTACAATGCATGAGAAACACAAACTACATGGGCCAAAGTTAACTAATGAGAGTAAGATGAAGGTCACAAAGAGATAAACACTGTGAAGAGGttggtcagacagacacagcCAGACTGACAGAGGTTACCCTGACGATGATCCTCTCAGACACCTGAGCTGCCACGGTATGGCTCTGACTGTGGGATTGAGCCTGGAGAGCCACCACCAGCATGaagtacctacacacacacacaaatcaaagtCAAAGGCCTCACACAATTCTGCTAGTTTTGTTGATTGAACGGAATATTACTTTAAGTCTAATCATGTGTGCGAAAGgatgacattttgtgtgtgtgtgtgtgtgtgtgtgtgtgtgtgtgtgtgtgtgtgtgtgtgtgtgtgtgtgtgtgtgtgtgtgtgtgtgtgtgtgtgtgtgtgtgtgtgtgtgtgtgtgtgtgtgtgtgtgtgtgtctgtgcgtgtgtgtgtgtgtgtgtgggcacgtaGATGTGATTTATACCTCTGGTCAGGGTTTGGCTTGCCCTTCTTTCTCATATTGTTTGCTGTAGTCTCACTGAAATGCAGTCGACCCACTGTTACCTTGGTTACTTGTTCCGGGGGCAAAGTAACTctacagaaaacaacaaaatacacCTCAGACTTCTACTAAACAGGGAGAAGTAGGTATAGATTTATAAACCATACAAACACCAGACAAGGTGCATCACTTACTTCAATAAAGGATAAAAAGACAATAAGAAAAATATCCGGCCATATTGTAGGCATGATGTTGTAACAGGAAACTCACAGTACAGGTTTAAATGGCCTCTTGCTGCGGTCAGACTGAGACTGTTCCACGTTGATGGTCTGGTTCATGGCTTCTAACTGTAGAGGCAGAATATATTTccaggttaattttttttatttctacaacGAATTAATTAGTTACTAATTAATGATTAtaaccatttacagtacatcactaccaaacacaacacagctCAATGTACTGAAAGAATGAAACAGACTGAGTGGCTTTTTGGAGTAGATCTTTATTAATCCTCACCTTGACTCCGTTAAGTTTTAGGTAGAAGCATTCAATTGGTTGCAGCCCTTCACTGGTCTTCACATATTTGGGATCTCCCAACATGCCAATGTACACAGTGACCTGGAAGTGGTTCTTTTTTTGACACACGAATGCATCATCAGACAAAGAAAAATTAAAGCCTTTGTCAGCATCCACTCTGTACGTGGGCATCGGGCTAGAGAGATAGAAGAGGCACGAAGGAGAAATTAATTCCACTACAAATAGAAAGAGATTTTGTCATTAGATTACTGAAAtctgtttcttttaaatgtcttgttttcttatagcactttttactattctgtgtttttatttggaaTTTTGATATGTACAGTACCTTCAGTTACTCTTTTATCAAATCAATGTTGAATTTACATCATTCTCTtctcctgttatttattttttttgcgtttttttttctgtctgttgcCCTTCGCCGCCTTTCTCCAATCAGCCGAAACTACTTTTACTCTTACTCCTACATACAGCTCACCTCAAAGGAATTCCCAGTCctctccatcctctctctctctctctctctctctctctctctctctctgcctttagTATCATTTTCACCCCATTAAATCCATCCGTCTAATATAAACCCActatacacatgtgcacattcTTATTCCTGCTATCGCTGTATGTCAACATAGAATaacatatgtaatatataaagcaTGTAGAAGGTTACAGTGTTACGTGTTTGTAAAAGAGGGATTTCACTTACAGTTCTTTTCCATTGGCATCACATAACGAAGTCCATTTGTTCTGTTGGTGTGGCTGCCATTTTATGCACTGGTAGTTTGGGTCCAAATATGAGTTCTCAGCATCTTGCATCAAACCTTGATGACACAAATTCAATAAAATCAACTTGTTTGAAAGCTTCAATAATGAGAGCAGGACATGTGGCATATGGGAGGCGTTTGTGTACCTGGTTCCTGCTTGATAATGCCGCTCAGTATCTGAGCATTCAGAGTGCTGTTAGGAGAATCTGAGTGCTTTCTCTTCTTTGCTTGGTGAACAGGTATACCACTTTAACaatgacacagagagagagagagagagagagagagagagagagagagagagagagagagagagagagagagagaaggagaaagagagaattagTTCACTACATTCCAAGTTTATGTACTTTCCACTGTTGTAACATTTTTTCAAATTGTATGCAGAaatatctctgtctctttcacgcTGTCTCACTCTTGTCCTTGAGGATGCTGTAGCAGCTGATGGAGCATCTGACCCTGTTGCAGATCCCCGCCTACGCTGCCCGCTGGACCAATCGGGTACTGAGAAATCATGGGCTCGGGTTTCAGGTACATGTCCCGATGTATGTTGGCATAGTGGTTGTGGGGTGGCAGGGGTGGTGGAGTGGTCATGTGACACAtattctcaggcgtcatggttCGAAGCATGTGTGAGTCTGTATAAAATTGACAAAAGTGTAAGATATCCTATATTATTTAACACTATgtgatatataaaatatcaacaTCATGCTCGGCGTTTGCTGTCAGCATTAAAAACTCCAAAACTACAG includes the following:
- the myrf gene encoding myelin regulatory factor isoform X3 gives rise to the protein MRRGESGPASALHGGVQPQISMDVVDETEALQRFFEGHDINSSLEPSNIDTSILEEYISKEDDSTDICFTEVHSGPGPNYSSPQAGASSSGGVVCGISPSIAQRQGSTQSIPTPCQNPYPPPPPLGLLRQHSHPCQSHHHHQQVPQNHIKPEHCAHYAAGTLPESPPDSSSEPYSPQQVNDSHMLRTMTPENMCHMTTPPPLPPHNHYANIHRDMYLKPEPMISQYPIGPAGSVGGDLQQGQMLHQLLQHPQGQDGIPVHQAKKRKHSDSPNSTLNAQILSGIIKQEPGLMQDAENSYLDPNYQCIKWQPHQQNKWTSLCDANGKELPMPTYRVDADKGFNFSLSDDAFVCQKKNHFQVTVYIGMLGDPKYVKTSEGLQPIECFYLKLNGVKLEAMNQTINVEQSQSDRSKRPFKPVLVTLPPEQVTKVTVGRLHFSETTANNMRKKGKPNPDQRYFMLVVALQAQSHSQSHTVAAQVSERIIVRVTSASNPGQFESDSEVLWQRGQMPDSVYHHGRVGINTDRPDEALVVHGNLKVMGSLVHPSDIRAKENVKEVDTTDNLKRISQMRLVHYQYKPEFATTVGIENTSETGVIAQEVQQILPEAVKDGGDVVCSNGETIPNLLVVNKDRIFMENVGAVKELCKLTDNLETRINELERWSRKLAKLRRLDSMKSTVSGGTISLTGSYFSRTGSGPLKKKSTKTANKNAVPEQGCLSHKFMQGSILALVIIMAFSVISMSVLYVLNMHQHSNMAETDRTRSALGSSSRAVYSPSISTIASDIYSTSPSLPNRLICCPPTSAMNNQSSAGSLQLSTNRSMSDYSSPAPTMPSINRKAKSRGLDKDSRSRNRLSHTSSPLSLSKSKKTPLPSDMDTGGNSNRLPGPRRQRSTHTQGGHVLPSLNELYIIETNQELKTLSCASSHSCSYTLFLHRSQNSSMNHVTLHMRFSEMVWVWQCTVTRGRLCPNHTETDFSASKSSFTNAISHLWSIPLASVQDATYHFRVSIYGETGCSWTEKQTTKDTVPFIDYYFLIQSRCT
- the myrf gene encoding myelin regulatory factor isoform X4 → MLRTMTPENMCHMTTPPPLPPHNHYANIHRDMYLKPEPMISQYPIGPAGSVGGDLQQGQMLHQLLQHPQGQDGIPVHQAKKRKHSDSPNSTLNAQILSGIIKQEPGLMQDAENSYLDPNYQCIKWQPHQQNKWTSLCDANGKELPMPTYRVDADKGFNFSLSDDAFVCQKKNHFQVTVYIGMLGDPKYVKTSEGLQPIECFYLKLNGVKLEAMNQTINVEQSQSDRSKRPFKPVLVTLPPEQVTKVTVGRLHFSETTANNMRKKGKPNPDQRYFMLVVALQAQSHSQSHTVAAQVSERIIVRVTSASNPGQFESDSEVLWQRGQMPDSVYHHGRVGINTDRPDEALVVHGNLKVMGSLVHPSDIRAKENVKEVDTTDNLKRISQMRLVHYQYKPEFATTVGIENTSETGVIAQEVQQILPEAVKDGGDVVCSNGETIPNLLVVNKDRIFMENVGAVKELCKLTDNLETRINELERWSRKLAKLRRLDSMKSTVSGGTISLTGSYFSRTGSGPLKKKSTKTANKNAVPEQGCLSHKFMQGSILALVIIMAFSVISMSVLYVLNMHQHSNMAETDSSVCSCVFSISWMHFFTATVTFCPSICLWTRSALGSSSRAVYSPSISTIASDIYSTSPSLPNRLICCPPTSAMNNQSSAGSLQLSTNRSMSDYSSPAPTMPSINRKAKSRGLDKDSRSRNRLSHTSSPLSLSKSKKTPLPSDMDTGGNSNRLPGPRRQRSTHTQGGHVLPSLNELYIIETNQELKTLSCASSHSCSYTLFLHRSQNSSMNHVTLHMRFSEMVWVWQCTVTRGRLCPNHTETDFSASKSSFTNAISHLWSIPLASVQDATYHFRVSIYGETGCSWTEKQTTKDTVPFIDYYFLIQSRCT
- the myrf gene encoding myelin regulatory factor isoform X1 translates to MRRGESGPASALHGGVQPQISMDVVDETEALQRFFEGHDINSSLEPSNIDTSILEEYISKEDDSTDICFTEVHSGPGPNYSSPQAGASSSGGVVCGISPSIAQRQGSTQSIPTPCQNPYPPPPPLGLLRQHSHPCQSHHHHQQVPQNHIKPEHCAHYAAGTLPESPPDSSSEPYSPQQVNDSHMLRTMTPENMCHMTTPPPLPPHNHYANIHRDMYLKPEPMISQYPIGPAGSVGGDLQQGQMLHQLLQHPQGQDGIPVHQAKKRKHSDSPNSTLNAQILSGIIKQEPGLMQDAENSYLDPNYQCIKWQPHQQNKWTSLCDANGKELPMPTYRVDADKGFNFSLSDDAFVCQKKNHFQVTVYIGMLGDPKYVKTSEGLQPIECFYLKLNGVKLEAMNQTINVEQSQSDRSKRPFKPVLVTLPPEQVTKVTVGRLHFSETTANNMRKKGKPNPDQRYFMLVVALQAQSHSQSHTVAAQVSERIIVRVTSASNPGQFESDSEVLWQRGQMPDSVYHHGRVGINTDRPDEALVVHGNLKVMGSLVHPSDIRAKENVKEVDTTDNLKRISQMRLVHYQYKPEFATTVGIENTSETGVIAQEVQQILPEAVKDGGDVVCSNGETIPNLLVVNKDRIFMENVGAVKELCKLTDNLETRINELERWSRKLAKLRRLDSMKSTVSGGTISLTGSYFSRTGSGPLKKKSTKTANKNAVPEQGCLSHKFMQGSILALVIIMAFSVISMSVLYVLNMHQHSNMAETDSSVCSCVFSISWMHFFTATVTFCPSICLWTRSALGSSSRAVYSPSISTIASDIYSTSPSLPNRLICCPPTSAMNNQSSAGSLQLSTNRSMSDYSSPAPTMPSINRKAKSRGLDKDSRSRNRLSHTSSPLSLSKSKKTPLPSDMDTGGNSNRLPGPRRQRSTHTQGGHVLPSLNELYIIETNQELKTLSCASSHSCSYTLFLHRSQNSSMNHVTLHMRFSEMVWVWQCTVTRGRLCPNHTETDFSASKSSFTNAISHLWSIPLASVQDATYHFRVSIYGETGCSWTEKQTTKDTVPFIDYYFLIQSRCT
- the myrf gene encoding myelin regulatory factor isoform X2, with translation MRRGESGPASALHGGVQPQISMDVVDETEALQRFFEGHDINSSLEPSNIDTSILEEYISKEDDSTDICFTEVHSGPGPNYSSPQAGASSSGGVVCGISPSIAQRQGSTQSIPTPCQNPYPPPPPLGLLRQHSHPCQSHHHHQQVPQNHIKPEHCAHYAAGTLPESPPDSSSEPYSPQQVNDSHMLRTMTPENMCHMTTPPPLPPHNHYANIHRDMYLKPEPMISQYPIGPAGSVGGDLQQGQMLHQLLQHPQGQDGIPVHQAKKRKHSDSPNSTLNAQILSGIIKQEPGLMQDAENSYLDPNYQCIKWQPHQQNKWTSLCDANGKELPMPTYRVDADKGFNFSLSDDAFVCQKKNHFQVTVYIGMLGDPKYVKTSEGLQPIECFYLKLNGVKLEAMNQTINVEQSQSDRSKRPFKPVLVTLPPEQVTKVTVGRLHFSETTANNMRKKGKPNPDQRYFMLVVALQAQSHSQSHTVAAQVSERIIVRASNPGQFESDSEVLWQRGQMPDSVYHHGRVGINTDRPDEALVVHGNLKVMGSLVHPSDIRAKENVKEVDTTDNLKRISQMRLVHYQYKPEFATTVGIENTSETGVIAQEVQQILPEAVKDGGDVVCSNGETIPNLLVVNKDRIFMENVGAVKELCKLTDNLETRINELERWSRKLAKLRRLDSMKSTVSGGTISLTGSYFSRTGSGPLKKKSTKTANKNAVPEQGCLSHKFMQGSILALVIIMAFSVISMSVLYVLNMHQHSNMAETDSSVCSCVFSISWMHFFTATVTFCPSICLWTRSALGSSSRAVYSPSISTIASDIYSTSPSLPNRLICCPPTSAMNNQSSAGSLQLSTNRSMSDYSSPAPTMPSINRKAKSRGLDKDSRSRNRLSHTSSPLSLSKSKKTPLPSDMDTGGNSNRLPGPRRQRSTHTQGGHVLPSLNELYIIETNQELKTLSCASSHSCSYTLFLHRSQNSSMNHVTLHMRFSEMVWVWQCTVTRGRLCPNHTETDFSASKSSFTNAISHLWSIPLASVQDATYHFRVSIYGETGCSWTEKQTTKDTVPFIDYYFLIQSRCT